TCGCCGACGAGCCGACCAGTGCGCTGGACGCGGTCAGCGGTCAGCGCGTGATCGAGCTGCTGCACCGCGCGGCGCGCCAGCAGGGCGCGGCGGTGCTGTGCGTCAGCCATGACCCGCGCCTGCTGAGCCATGCCGACCGCCTGCTGCATATGGAGGACGGACGCGTCCTCGACGATGAACGGCGCCGCCCCCCGGCGGTGCGACCGGAGTGATTCCCTTGCCGATACCCGTGATCCCCATCCCCACCCCGCTGTGCCGCGGCCTGGCCGTGCTGGGCCTGGCGCTGCTGCTCGCCGCCTGCCAGGAACCCGGCGCGACGCCGGCGCCGCCACCCCAGGCCCATGCCGCCGCGCTGGCGCGCGGCTGGGTCGAGGTCGAGGGCGGGCTGCGCCGCGTCAGCGCGGCCCGGCCGGGTCGGGTCGAGCGCTGGCTGGCCGAGCCGGGCGAGCGGGTCGCGGCCGGCCAGGCCCTGGCCCAGCTGGCGGACGCCGAGCTGCGGCTGCAGCTGGCCCAGGCGCAATCCGAGCTGCAGCTGCTGCAGGCGCAGTCGGCGGCGCGCGCCGCGCTGCTGCCCTCGGCCCGGCTGCGCGCCGAGCGCCAGGCCCAGGCCGCGCGCCAGGGCCTGGGCGCCGCCCAGGAGGCCGACGAGGCGCAGGCCGTCCTGGCCGAGCTGCAGGCCCAGCTGCAGGCCGACCGCGCCGCGCAGGCGCTGGCCCGCCACAAGATCGAACTGGCGCGGCTCGCGCTGGCCGCCGCCGTGGTGCGCAGCCCGGCCGCCGGCCTGCTGCTGGAGCGCCAGGCCCAGATCGGCGACAGCGTCGAGGCGGGCCAGCCGCTGCAGCAGCTGCTGCCGGCCCTGCCGACCCTGGTGCTGGCCGAGCTCGGCGAGACCTTTGCCGGCCAGGTGCGCCCCGGCATGGATGCCGAGGTGCAGGCCGCCTCGGCCGAGGGTCCGGTGCAGCGCGCCCGCGTGCTGCGCCTGGGCGCGAACTTCCGCGCCGCGCGCGCGCCGGAGGACGGTCAGGCGCCGGGCGACCAGCGCGTGCTGGAGGCCGTGCTCAGCCTGGAGCCCGGCGCGCTGAAGGTCGGCCAGAAGGTGCTGGTGCGCTTCCTCGAACCCGCCGCCGCGACCCCCGACAACAACCCGAACAACAAGACCCGATGAACTGGAACCTGCTGTGCGACTTCGACGGCACGATCTCGCTGGAGGACGTGACCGATTCCCTGCTATTGCGTTTCGGCCGGCCCGGCTGGGACCGGCTGGAGGCCGACTGGCGCGAGGGCCGCATCGGCTCGCGCGAATGCCTGGCCGGCCAGATCGCGCTGCTGGACTGCAGCGCCGACGAGCTGGACGAGCATCTGGCCGGCCTGGCGATCGATCCGGACTTCCCGGCCTTCGTCGCGGCGGCCGAGCGCGCCGGCTATGCGCTGCGCATCGTCAGCGACGGCCTGGACCTGGCGATCGAGCGTCTGCTGCGCCGCCATGGCCTGGGCCATCTGCCGGTCGCGGCGAACCAGCTGCGGCCCGATGGTCCCCGCCGCTGGAAGCTGGAGTTCCCGCATGCCGCGCCGGGCTGCGCCAGCGGCACCTGCAAATGCCGCTTCGCCACCAAGCCCGGCCAGCAGGTGCTGATGATCGGCGACGGCGCCTCCGATTTCTGCGTCGCCGCGCGCGCCGACCTGAACTGGGCGCGCAAGCGCCTGCTCGAGCATTGCCTGGACCGCGAGCTGCCGCATCGGCCGGTCGCGAACTTCGCCCAGGCGCTGCGGCAACTGCCGGAGCTGCAACGGCTCCGTCCCGCCTCCTCACTCCGTCCTCTCACAGTCCTCTCTCAACATAACAAGGAATTCCCTAGCAATGAATGACGCCACCCTGCTGGCCGACGAGGCCCGTTACTGCTCCTTCGGCGATACCGTGCATTACGCGGACCCGCCGAAAATCTTCGAACGCTGCGAGGGCAGCTATCTCTACGACGGCCGCGGCACGCCCTATCTGGATCTGCAGATGTGGTATTCGGCGGTCAACTTCGGCTATGCCAACGAGCGCCTGAACAATGTGCTGAAGCGCCAGCTCGACACCCTGCCCCAGGTCGCGAGCCAGTACCTGCATCCCAGCAAGATCCAGCTGGCCAAGGTGATCGCCGAGGACGCCAAGGCCAAATGGGGGCTGGACGGCCGCGTGCACTTCAATGTCGGCGGCTCGCAGTCGATCGAGGATTCGCTGAAGCTGGTGCGCAACGCCAAGGGCGGCAAGGGCCTGATGTTCGCCTTCGAGGGCGGCTATCACGGCCGCACGCTGGGCGCCTCGGCGATCACCTCCAGCTACCGCTACCGCCGCCGCTACGGCCATTTCGACCGCGCGCATTTCCTGCCCTTCCCCTACCATTTCCGCGCCCCCAAGGGCATGGACAAGGAGGAATACGGCGAGCATTGCGTGCAGCAGCTGGCGCGCCTGTTCGACAGCGAATACAACGGCGCCTGGGACCCCAAGGTCGGCGAATGCGAGTACGCGGCCTTCTATGTCGAGGCGGTGCAGGGCACCGGCGGCTATGTGATCCCACCGAAGAACTTCTTCACCGGCCTGAAGAAGGTGCTGGACCAGTACGGCATCCTGATGGTGGTCGACGAGATCCAGATGGGCTTCTACCGCACCGGCAAGCTCTGGGGCATCGAGCATTTCGGCGTCACGCCCGATGTGCTGGTGTTCGGCAAGGCGCTGACCAACGGCCTGAACCCGCTGGCCGGCCTGTGGGCGCGCGAGGAGCTGATCAACCCCAAGGTGTTCCCGCCCGGATCCACCCATTCCACCTTCGCCTCCAACCCGTTGGGCACCGCGATCGGCCTGGAGACCATGCAGATGCTGGCCGAGCAGGACTACGAGAGCATGGTGATGGCCAAGGGCGCGCATTTCCTGGAGGGCCTGAAGGCGCTGCAGAAACGCCACCCGGAGATCGGCGAGGTCGACGGCCTGGGCCTGGCGCTGCGCGCCGAGATCTGCGAGGCCGACGGCTACACGCCCAGCAAGAAGCTGGTCGACCGCATGGTCGACATCGGCCTGGCCGGCGCGCTGGAGCACAAGGGCCAGGCAATGGGCCTGGTGCTGGACATCGGCGGCTACTTCAAGAACGTCATCACCTTCGCGCCCTCGCTGCACATCAGCACCGAGGAAATCGACCTGGGCCTGGTCCTGCTGGACCAGCTGCTGAGCAAGGCGAAGAAGGGCTGAGGCCCGCCTGAAACGACAAGGCCCGGCGATGCCGGGCCTTTTTTCTTGGCTCCTTGCTTTCCTGAACTCGTGCTCTTCCGCGTTGTCTTGATGGACTCTGCCCATCCCGGCTTCTCCACCGCAAATTGTTCGCGGAGAAAGCCCAACGCAACGCCAAGCAGGAGGGTGGGCGGGCCTGATGCGGAGGTTAAGGAGGAGGCCGCGAAGCGGCCGGGGGACACGCAGCAGCAGGCCTGCCCGCCCTCCTGCGGCCAGACCTTCGCCGTCGCAGCATCACCAACAAGCGCGCAAAGAGCTTTGCCGGCCGTCTCAGTCCCAGCGCCGCAACGCCAGCACCGCGTTGAGCCCGCCGAAGGCGAAGGAGTTGGACAGCGCCGCCTCGATGCGGCGTTCGCGCGCGCGGTTCGGCAGCACGTCCAGGTCGCAGGCCGGGTCGGCCTCGCGGTGGTTGATGGTCGGCGGCAGCAGGCCCTCGCGCAGCGCACCGAGCACCGCGATCAGCTCCAGCGCGCCGGCCGCGCCGAGCGCATGACCGTGCATGGACTTGGTGGACGAGACGGCCAGCGCGTCCGCATGGCGGCCGAACACCGCGCGGATCGCGCGCGTCTCGGTCGCGTCGTTGGCCTGGGTGCCGGTGCCATGGGCATTGATGTAGCCGATCTGCTCGGGCGCCAGGCCGGCATCGGCCAGCGCCAGCCGCATCGCGCGCCCGGCGCCCTCGGCGTCCGGCATCACGATGTCGGCCGCGTCGGAGCTCATGCCCACGCCGGCCAGCTCGGCCAGGATGGTGGCGCCGCGGCGCTGCGCATGCTCCAGCGTCTCCAGCACGAACACCGCCGCGCCCTCGGCCAGCACCAGGCCGCGCCGGTCCTTCGAGAAGGGCCGGCAGGCATCGTCGGCCAGCACGCGCATCGCCTCCCAGGCGCGCACCACGCCCAGGGTCAGGCAGGCCTCGGTGCCGCCGGCCAGCGCGACCTCGGCCTGGCCGCCGCGCAGCAGCGCCAGCGCCTGGGCCAGCGCATGGTTGGCCGAGGCGCAGGCGCTGGAGACGACGAAGGCCGGCCCGCGCAGGCCGAACTCCAGGCTCAGCTGCGAGGCCGGCGCATTCATCATCAGGCGCACGATGGTCAGCGGATGCAGGCGCGGGTTGTTCTCGGCATAGAGCCGCCGCGAGCTGGCGTCATGCGTGTTCTCGCCGCCGGCGCCACTGCCGATCACGACCGCGCCGCGCTCGGCCAGGCCGGGTGCGGCCAGGTCCAGGCCCGACTGGGCCACCGCCTCGCGCGCCGCCACCAGCGCATACTGGCTGGCCAGGTCCAGCAGCTGCAGCCGCTTCTCGTCGAAATGGCGCGCCGGCTCGTAGCCGCGCACCTCGCCGGCCAGCGGCGCCTTCAGCTCATGGCCGGCCAGGCGCTCGAAGGGCCCGATGCCGGAGCGGCCCGAGCACATCGCCCGCCAGCTGTCCGGCGCGTTCAGGCCCAGCGGCGTGATCGCGCCGGCCCCGGTGATCACGACGCGCGTCGCGCGCCCCTCAGGCGAGCGCATTCGCGCCCTTGGCCGTCACCAGCTCCTGCACCGCGCGCAGCAGGTCGCCGACGGTGCTGGTGTTGAAGTTCGCATCCTTCTCGGGCACCGAGATGCCGAAGCGGTCCTCGATCTCGAACACCACCTGGATCGCGTCCAGCGAATGCACGTCGAGGTCCTGCATGGTTGCGTCCAGCGTGATCTTCTCGCGCGGGATCTGCGCCTCCTTGGCGATGATGTCGAAGAGCGTTTTTTCGATGTCGTTCATGATTCCTAAAGCCTCCGGTCATGGCCCAAAACTATTATGGGAGGAGCCCGGCGCCGGAGTTTTAGGCTTCCATGAAGATTCGGCCCGCCGGCCGAAAACCCCTAGAAATTTGACCGCCACGACATGCTCACGGCCGGCCTCTGGCTCCTGAATCTGCTGCTCGACACCTGCGGCCAACTGGCCTTCAAGGCCGCCGCCTCCGATCCCCGCCTCGATCAGGCCGCGCAGGGCCGCTGGCTGGCGATGGCCGCGCGGCCCTGGATCTGGCTGGGGCTGTTTTGCTACTGCGCCGAGTTCTTCACCTGGATGGCCTTCCTGAGCCTGGTGCCGCTGTCGCATGGCGTGCTGCTGGCGGCGGCCGGCGTGGTCACGGTGATGTTGGCCGGGCGCTGGCTGTTCGACGAGAAGCTGCTGCCGCTGCGCAGCGCCGGCATCGCGCTGATCGCGCTGGGCGTGGTGCTGGTCGGGCTGGGAGGCGCTCAATGAAGCTGCGCTTCTACGCCCTGGGCTTCGGCACGCTGATGCTGTTGGACACCCTGGCCCATGTGTTCTTCAAATACGCGGCCACCGCGGCCGCGCCGGCCAGCCCGGACCTGGACTGGATGCTGCGCGTCGCGCTGCTGCCCTGGACCTGGGGCGCGCTGGCCTGCTATGTCGCGACCTTCTTCCTCTGGATGACCCTGCTGCGCCGCGCGCCGGTCGGGCCGGCCTTCGCGGCCTCGCATCTGGAGGTGGTCGGCGTGGTGCTGGCCGGCATGCTGCTGTTCGGCGAACGCATCGCGCCGCTGCAATGGGCGGGCGCCGCGCTGATCCTCGGCGGCATCCTGTGTCTGGCGCTGAGCGAGAAGCGCCAGGCCGAGGCGACCCAGCACACGGATTGACTTTTTGTGTTATATTCGGCGGATAGATACGCACAAGACCCGCCCTACAAGAGGTCTTCGATCGGCAGCCCCGCAGGTCTCCACGGCCTCAAAACGCGAGCGGCTCGCTTCGGTTTCAACTCCCGGTTCGACTGTTCTTGAGTGTTTCTGTCTCCGCCAGGCATGGCCGCGGAGTATTTTTTCCATCTTTTTTTCAAGGAAACATCATGACCATCCAGACCGGCACCGTGAAGTGGTTCGACGACGGCAAGGGCTTCGGCTTCATCACCCCCGCCGACGGCGGCAAGGACCTGTTCGCCCACCACAGCGAAATCAAGAACAACGGCGGCTTCCGCACCCTGGCCGAAGGCGCCCAGGTCGAGTTCGAAGTGAAGCAGGGCCCCAAGGGCCTGCAGGCTTCGAACATCCGCTCGCTGTAAAAAGCGTCGGACGCCGTGACAGGGCACGGCCGCTTTCTCTCTGAATCCATCCAAAACCGCGCCAAGACGGATTAGCTCCCGATCAAGGCGCACACCTCAAGATACTATGCAAACGAAAAGCATTGAGGTGGGGCGTTACCTTGTCTCACCGATGACCAAACCCCATGCCGAGGGCGGCTTCGCCGCCTCCGTCTCGATCCGTTCGGGACAGGGCATGGCCAGCCATGACCGCGTGCTGCGCTTCGTGCCGCGCTTCGACAGCCGACGCGCCGCGCTGCGCTACGCAACGGACGAGGGTCTGGCCTGGGTACGCGCGCACTGATGCAGTAACGCGCTCCATCATCCAAAACAAAAGGCGCCCGGGGATCGCTCCCCGGGCGCCTTTTTCTTGGCCGACTGATCTCGTCAGGTCGCGGCCTTCGGCTCCGCGCCGCCGCCCAGCACCTTGTAGAGCTGCACGCGGTTCAGCACCTTGGCCAGCTGCACCTGCAGCAGGGCCTGCTGCGCGGCATAGCTGGAACGCTGGGCATCCAGCAGCTCCAGCGTGCTGGAGGCGCCATTCTTGAAGCGCAGTTCCACCAGCTCCAGGCGCTTGGCCTCGGCATCGGCCTGCTGGGTCTGCGCCGCCAGCTGCTCGTCCAGGGTCGCATGGCCGGCCAGCGCATCGGCCACCTCGCGGAAGGCGGTCTGCACCGCCTTCTCGTACTGCGCCACCGCGATGCCCTGGTTGGCCTTGGCCACCTCGACATTGGCGCGGGTGCGGCCCGAGTCGAAGATCGGCATCAGGATCTGCGAGGCGAAGCTCCAGGCCGTGTGCTGGAACAGGTCCGACAGCTGGGTGCTGGCGGTGCCGGCGCTGGCGGTCAGGGTGATGCTGGGGAAGAAGGCCGCGCGCGCCGCACCGATATTGGCATTGGCGGCGATCAGCTGCTGCTCGGCCTGCAGCACGTCGGGCCGCGTCACCAGCACCTCGGAGGGCAGGCCCGCGGGCACCTCGGGCAGGTTCAGCGCCTGCAGCGGCTGCGCGGCGGGCAGGCCGCGCGGCAGCGGCTGGCCGACCAGCAGCACCAGCGCATTCTCGGCCTCGTCGCGCGAACGCTGGGCCGCGGCCAGACTGGCGCGCGCGGCGCCGGCGGCCGACTCGGCGCTGGACAGGTCCAGTTGCGAGGCGGCACCGGCATCGAACTTCATGCGCATCAGCTTCAGACTGTCCTCGCGGGTGGCCCGGGTCTGCTGCGCCAACGCCAGCAGCTCCTCGGCCGCCTGCAGGTTCAGCTGTGCGCCGGCCACGCCGGCGACCAGGGACAGGCGCGCGGCGCGCTGGCCCTCGGCGGTCGCCAGGTAGGCGGCCATCGCGGCGTCGCTGTTGTTCTTCAGCTTGCCGAACAGGTCCAGCTCGTAGGCCGTGACCTGCAGGCCTGCCTGGTAGACGCCGCTGATACTGCCGTTGCCGCTGGCCGCTGGCGAGCGCTGGCTGGAGAAGCCGACGCCGACGGTGGGCAGGCGGCTCGCGTCGGTGATGCGGTATTGGGCCCGCGCCTTCTCGACGTTCAGCAGCGCAACGCGCAGGTCGCGGTTGTTCTGCAGCGCCAGCGCGATCAGCTCACGCAGGCGCGCGTCGCCGGCATAGAAGTCCTGCCAGGACAGCTCGGCCGCCTTCTGTGCACCGGCGGTCGCCGGGGCGGGCCAGTCGGCCGCGACCGGCGCGGCCGGCCGTTCATGCTGCGGCGCCAGGCTCATGCAGCCGGAGAGCAAGAGGGCCGCGGCCGCGGCGCCGACCAGGGTCAGTTTTTTCTTGTGCATGGATCAGACTCCTTCGGCGTCACGCACCGGATTGCCTTCCAGTTCGTGCGCATACATCTTGCGCTGGCGCTCGCTGCCCTTGAACAGGCGTCGCACCACCAGGAAGAACACCGGCACGAACAGCACGGCCAGCACGGTGGCGGTGATCATCCCGGACAGCACGCCGGTGCCGATCGCGCGCTGGCTGGCGGAGCCGGCGCCCGAGGCGAAGAACAGCGGCGAGACGCCCAGGATGAAGGCCAGCGAGGTCATGATGATCGGGCGGAAGCGCAGGTGCGCCGCCTCCAGCGTGGCCTCGAGCAGGCTCTTGCCCTGGGCCTGCAGGTCCTTGGCAAACTCGATGATCAGGATCGCGTTCTTCGCCGACAGGCCGATGATCGTGATCAGGCCCACCTTGAAGTACACGTCGTTGGGCATCTCGCGCAAGGTCGCGCCCAGCAGCGAGCCCAGCAGGCCCAGCGGCACCACCAGCAGCACCGCCAGCGGGATCGACCAGCTCTCGTACAGCGCCGCCAGGCAGAGGAACACCGCCAGCAGCGAGAACGCCAGCAGGATGCTCGCCTGCGAGCCGGACAGCTTTTCCTCGCGCGACAGGCCGGTCCATTCGAAACCGATGCCGGGCGGCAGCTTGGCGACCATCGCCTCCAGCTCGGCCATCGCCTCGCCGGTGGACGCGCCGGGCGCGGCATCGCCGGCCAGGCGCATCGCCGGATAGCCGTTGTAGCGCGTCGCCTGCATCTGGCCGTTGACCCATTGGGTCGAGGCGAAGGCCGACAGCGGCACGCTCTGGCCCTTGCTGTTGGTGACGTTCAGGGCCAACAGGTCCTGCGGCGTCATGCGGGCATAGGCGTCGGCCTGCACCACCACGCGCTGCATGCGGCCGCTGCTCGGGAAGTCGTTCACATAGCTGGAGCCCAGCTGGATGCCCAGCACGCGGGCCAGGGTGTCGTAGCCGATGCCCAGGGCCTGCGCCTTGTCGCGGTCGATGTCGATCTGCAGCTGCGGCGCGTCCTCCAGGCCGTCCGGGCGCATGCCGGTGATCAGCTTGCTCTGGCTGGCCATGCCCATCAGCTGGTTGCGCGCGTTCAGCAGCGCCTCGTGGCCGAGGCCGCCGCGGTCCTGCAGGCGCAGCGCGAAGCCGGTGGCGTTGCCCAGTTCCGGGATCGGCGGCGGCGACAGCGGGAAGATGAAGGCGTCACGCACCCCCATCATCATCGCGCCCATGGTGCGGCCGGCCAGCGCCTCGGCGCTGTGCTCCTTGCCCTTGCGCTCGTCCCAGGGCTTGAGCGGCACGAACACCAGCGCGGCGTTCTGGCCCTGGCCCGAGAAGGAGAAGCCGATCACGCCGACGGTGTCGGCCACCTCGGGCTGCTTGCGCAGGAAGTCCTCGACCGTCTTGACCGCCGCCTCGGTGCGGTTGGTCGTCGCACCCGGCGGCAGCTGGACGTTGACGATCATGTAGCCCTGGTCCTCGTTGGGCAGGAAGGAGGTGGGCATGCGCACATAGAGCCAGCCCACCACCGCGACCACGGCCAGGAAGGCGATCATCATGCTGGGGCTGCGCTTGAGCAGCTTGGCGACCCAGCCCTCGTAGCCCTTGGCGGTGCGGGCGAAGCCACGATTGAACCAGCCGAAGAAGCCCTTCTTCTCATGATGATGCCCGGCCTCGACCGGCTTCAGCAGGGTCGCGCACAGGGCCGGCGTCAGGCTCAGCGCCATCAGCGCCGACAGCGCCATCGACGACACCATCGCCAGCGAGAACTGGCGGTAGATGTTGCCGACCGAGCCGGCGAAGAAGGCCATCGGGATGAACACCGCGATCAGCACCAGGGTGATGCCGATGATGGCGCCGGAGATCTGGCCCATCGCCTTCTTGGTGGCCTCGCGCGGCGACAAGCCCTCCTCGCTCATGATGCGCTCGACGTTCTCGACCACGACGATCGCGTCATCGACCAGGATGCCGATCGCCAGCACCATGCCGAACAGGGTCAGCACGTTGATCGAGAAACCGAGGCTCAGCATGATCGCGAAGGTGCCCAGCAGCGCCACCGGCACGACCAGGGTCGGGATCAGCGTGTAGCGCCAGTCCTGCAGGAACAGGAACATCACCAGGAACACCAGCACGACCGCCTCGACCAGGGTCTCGACCACCTGGGTGATCGAGATCTTGACGAACTTCGAGGAGTCGTAGGGCACGCTGTACTCGACGCCGGCCGGGAAGAACTGCTTGAGCTCCTCCATCCGCGCCTTGACCGCGGTGGCGGTGCCCAGCGCATTGCCGGACGGCGACAGCTGCACGCCGATGCCGGTCGAGGGCTGGCCGTTCAGGCGCGCATAGGTGCCATAGTTCTGGCCGCCCAGCTCGAGCCGGGCCACGTCCTTCAGGCGCACGGTGGAACCGTCCGGATTCGCGCGCAGCACGATCTTGCCGAACTGCTCGACGTTCTCCAGCTGGCCCTTGACCACCACGGTGGCCGACATGGTCTGGCTCGAGAGGTTCGGGCGGTCACCCATCACGCCGGCGGGCACCAGCGCGTTCTGCGCGGCAATCGCGGCGTTGACCTCGGCCGGGCTGACATTGAAGGACAGCATCTTGGCCGGATCCAGCCAGATGCGCATCGCGCGCTCGGTGCCGAACAGCTGCGCCTGGCCGACGCCGGGGATGCGCTGGATCTCGGGCACGACGTTGCGGGCGGCATAGTCGCCCAGCGCGATCGGGTCCAGCGAACCGTCCTTAGACGACAGGATCACGAACAGCAGGAAGTTGTTGCGCGCCTTGTCGACCCGCACGCCCTGCTGCGTCACCGAGGCCGGCAGGCGCGGGCTGGCGCGCGAGAGGCGGTTTTGCACCTCGACCTGGGCCAGGTCGATATTGGTGCCGGACTCGAAGGTCACGGTGATCGCGCCGGTGCCGTTGGCCTGGCTGACCGATTCCATATAGGCCAGGCCGGGCGCGCCGTTGAGCTCCTGCTCGATCACCGAGATCACGGCCTCGTCCAGGGTCTTGGCCGAGGCGCCGGGATAGGCGACGTTGATCGACAGCGAAGGCGGCGCCACCGTGGGGTACTGTGCCACCGGCAGCTTGGTGATGGCGACCCCGCCGAACACCAGGATGAAGAGGGCGATCACCCACGCAAAGATGGGGCGATCAATGAAAAAACGTGCCATGTGTAATTCCTCGCGCTGCGCTTGCGGGGCTTAGCGGCTGGCGGCCGAGGCCGGCGCCTGCGGGGCGGATGCGGCGGCCGCGCCGAAGGGCACCGGCTTGACCGGGGCGCCGGGCACGAACATCTTCTGGAAGCCATCGGCGATGACCT
This genomic stretch from Roseateles sp. DAIF2 harbors:
- a CDS encoding aspartate aminotransferase family protein, whose product is MNDATLLADEARYCSFGDTVHYADPPKIFERCEGSYLYDGRGTPYLDLQMWYSAVNFGYANERLNNVLKRQLDTLPQVASQYLHPSKIQLAKVIAEDAKAKWGLDGRVHFNVGGSQSIEDSLKLVRNAKGGKGLMFAFEGGYHGRTLGASAITSSYRYRRRYGHFDRAHFLPFPYHFRAPKGMDKEEYGEHCVQQLARLFDSEYNGAWDPKVGECEYAAFYVEAVQGTGGYVIPPKNFFTGLKKVLDQYGILMVVDEIQMGFYRTGKLWGIEHFGVTPDVLVFGKALTNGLNPLAGLWAREELINPKVFPPGSTHSTFASNPLGTAIGLETMQMLAEQDYESMVMAKGAHFLEGLKALQKRHPEIGEVDGLGLALRAEICEADGYTPSKKLVDRMVDIGLAGALEHKGQAMGLVLDIGGYFKNVITFAPSLHISTEEIDLGLVLLDQLLSKAKKG
- a CDS encoding acyl carrier protein, whose translation is MNDIEKTLFDIIAKEAQIPREKITLDATMQDLDVHSLDAIQVVFEIEDRFGISVPEKDANFNTSTVGDLLRAVQELVTAKGANALA
- a CDS encoding HlyD family efflux transporter periplasmic adaptor subunit; translation: MIPIPTPLCRGLAVLGLALLLAACQEPGATPAPPPQAHAAALARGWVEVEGGLRRVSAARPGRVERWLAEPGERVAAGQALAQLADAELRLQLAQAQSELQLLQAQSAARAALLPSARLRAERQAQAARQGLGAAQEADEAQAVLAELQAQLQADRAAQALARHKIELARLALAAAVVRSPAAGLLLERQAQIGDSVEAGQPLQQLLPALPTLVLAELGETFAGQVRPGMDAEVQAASAEGPVQRARVLRLGANFRAARAPEDGQAPGDQRVLEAVLSLEPGALKVGQKVLVRFLEPAAATPDNNPNNKTR
- a CDS encoding efflux RND transporter permease subunit; its protein translation is MARFFIDRPIFAWVIALFILVFGGVAITKLPVAQYPTVAPPSLSINVAYPGASAKTLDEAVISVIEQELNGAPGLAYMESVSQANGTGAITVTFESGTNIDLAQVEVQNRLSRASPRLPASVTQQGVRVDKARNNFLLFVILSSKDGSLDPIALGDYAARNVVPEIQRIPGVGQAQLFGTERAMRIWLDPAKMLSFNVSPAEVNAAIAAQNALVPAGVMGDRPNLSSQTMSATVVVKGQLENVEQFGKIVLRANPDGSTVRLKDVARLELGGQNYGTYARLNGQPSTGIGVQLSPSGNALGTATAVKARMEELKQFFPAGVEYSVPYDSSKFVKISITQVVETLVEAVVLVFLVMFLFLQDWRYTLIPTLVVPVALLGTFAIMLSLGFSINVLTLFGMVLAIGILVDDAIVVVENVERIMSEEGLSPREATKKAMGQISGAIIGITLVLIAVFIPMAFFAGSVGNIYRQFSLAMVSSMALSALMALSLTPALCATLLKPVEAGHHHEKKGFFGWFNRGFARTAKGYEGWVAKLLKRSPSMMIAFLAVVAVVGWLYVRMPTSFLPNEDQGYMIVNVQLPPGATTNRTEAAVKTVEDFLRKQPEVADTVGVIGFSFSGQGQNAALVFVPLKPWDERKGKEHSAEALAGRTMGAMMMGVRDAFIFPLSPPPIPELGNATGFALRLQDRGGLGHEALLNARNQLMGMASQSKLITGMRPDGLEDAPQLQIDIDRDKAQALGIGYDTLARVLGIQLGSSYVNDFPSSGRMQRVVVQADAYARMTPQDLLALNVTNSKGQSVPLSAFASTQWVNGQMQATRYNGYPAMRLAGDAAPGASTGEAMAELEAMVAKLPPGIGFEWTGLSREEKLSGSQASILLAFSLLAVFLCLAALYESWSIPLAVLLVVPLGLLGSLLGATLREMPNDVYFKVGLITIIGLSAKNAILIIEFAKDLQAQGKSLLEATLEAAHLRFRPIIMTSLAFILGVSPLFFASGAGSASQRAIGTGVLSGMITATVLAVLFVPVFFLVVRRLFKGSERQRKMYAHELEGNPVRDAEGV
- a CDS encoding EamA family transporter, yielding MLTAGLWLLNLLLDTCGQLAFKAAASDPRLDQAAQGRWLAMAARPWIWLGLFCYCAEFFTWMAFLSLVPLSHGVLLAAAGVVTVMLAGRWLFDEKLLPLRSAGIALIALGVVLVGLGGAQ
- a CDS encoding multidrug efflux SMR transporter; the encoded protein is MKLRFYALGFGTLMLLDTLAHVFFKYAATAAAPASPDLDWMLRVALLPWTWGALACYVATFFLWMTLLRRAPVGPAFAASHLEVVGVVLAGMLLFGERIAPLQWAGAALILGGILCLALSEKRQAEATQHTD
- a CDS encoding efflux transporter outer membrane subunit, with product MHKKKLTLVGAAAAALLLSGCMSLAPQHERPAAPVAADWPAPATAGAQKAAELSWQDFYAGDARLRELIALALQNNRDLRVALLNVEKARAQYRITDASRLPTVGVGFSSQRSPAASGNGSISGVYQAGLQVTAYELDLFGKLKNNSDAAMAAYLATAEGQRAARLSLVAGVAGAQLNLQAAEELLALAQQTRATREDSLKLMRMKFDAGAASQLDLSSAESAAGAARASLAAAQRSRDEAENALVLLVGQPLPRGLPAAQPLQALNLPEVPAGLPSEVLVTRPDVLQAEQQLIAANANIGAARAAFFPSITLTASAGTASTQLSDLFQHTAWSFASQILMPIFDSGRTRANVEVAKANQGIAVAQYEKAVQTAFREVADALAGHATLDEQLAAQTQQADAEAKRLELVELRFKNGASSTLELLDAQRSSYAAQQALLQVQLAKVLNRVQLYKVLGGGAEPKAAT
- a CDS encoding beta-ketoacyl synthase; translated protein: MRSPEGRATRVVITGAGAITPLGLNAPDSWRAMCSGRSGIGPFERLAGHELKAPLAGEVRGYEPARHFDEKRLQLLDLASQYALVAAREAVAQSGLDLAAPGLAERGAVVIGSGAGGENTHDASSRRLYAENNPRLHPLTIVRLMMNAPASQLSLEFGLRGPAFVVSSACASANHALAQALALLRGGQAEVALAGGTEACLTLGVVRAWEAMRVLADDACRPFSKDRRGLVLAEGAAVFVLETLEHAQRRGATILAELAGVGMSSDAADIVMPDAEGAGRAMRLALADAGLAPEQIGYINAHGTGTQANDATETRAIRAVFGRHADALAVSSTKSMHGHALGAAGALELIAVLGALREGLLPPTINHREADPACDLDVLPNRARERRIEAALSNSFAFGGLNAVLALRRWD
- a CDS encoding MtnX-like HAD-IB family phosphatase yields the protein MNWNLLCDFDGTISLEDVTDSLLLRFGRPGWDRLEADWREGRIGSRECLAGQIALLDCSADELDEHLAGLAIDPDFPAFVAAAERAGYALRIVSDGLDLAIERLLRRHGLGHLPVAANQLRPDGPRRWKLEFPHAAPGCASGTCKCRFATKPGQQVLMIGDGASDFCVAARADLNWARKRLLEHCLDRELPHRPVANFAQALRQLPELQRLRPASSLRPLTVLSQHNKEFPSNE
- a CDS encoding cold-shock protein, producing MTIQTGTVKWFDDGKGFGFITPADGGKDLFAHHSEIKNNGGFRTLAEGAQVEFEVKQGPKGLQASNIRSL